The proteins below are encoded in one region of Tsuneonella sp. CC-YZS046:
- a CDS encoding acyl-CoA dehydrogenase family protein, whose amino-acid sequence MSEQRPLPTEEDLNAIREGVRAACAPFDDEYWLARDDDGKFPREFHRAMAEGGWLGITMPEEYGGSGLGVTEAMTMMNEVAASGGGFAAASTIHINLFGPHPIVVKGTDEQKARWVPRLVAGEDQVCFGFTEPDAGLNTTRIKTFAEKVPGGYRVNGQKVWTSTAQVANKIMLLTRTTKFEDCKKPTDGITIFYTDLDRSKIDVHLIPKMGRKAVDSNAIFIEDLFIPEEDRIGEEGKGFGYILHSLNPERILIACEAIGIGRDALRRAVQYAKERVVFDRQIGQNQGIQHPLAEKWMYLESAWLMVEKAARLYDSGLPCGAEANAAKFLSARACFDAAYQAVATHGGFGYAKEYHVERLFRESVLTRLAPITEQLILSFIAEKVLELPRSY is encoded by the coding sequence ATGAGTGAGCAACGGCCCCTGCCAACCGAGGAAGACCTGAACGCCATTCGGGAAGGCGTGCGCGCGGCCTGCGCGCCCTTCGACGACGAATACTGGCTCGCCCGCGACGACGACGGCAAGTTCCCCCGCGAATTTCACCGCGCCATGGCCGAAGGCGGCTGGCTGGGCATCACCATGCCGGAGGAATATGGCGGGTCCGGCCTTGGCGTGACCGAAGCGATGACGATGATGAACGAGGTCGCGGCCTCGGGCGGCGGCTTCGCGGCGGCGTCCACCATCCACATCAACCTGTTCGGCCCGCACCCCATCGTGGTCAAGGGCACGGACGAGCAGAAGGCGCGCTGGGTGCCCCGGCTGGTGGCCGGCGAGGACCAGGTGTGCTTCGGCTTCACCGAACCCGACGCAGGCCTCAACACCACCCGGATCAAGACCTTCGCCGAGAAGGTGCCAGGCGGCTATCGGGTGAACGGGCAGAAGGTGTGGACCTCCACCGCGCAGGTCGCAAACAAGATCATGCTGCTGACGCGCACCACAAAGTTCGAGGATTGCAAGAAGCCGACCGACGGCATCACCATCTTCTACACCGATCTCGACCGTTCCAAGATCGATGTTCACCTGATCCCCAAGATGGGCCGCAAGGCGGTGGATTCGAACGCGATCTTCATCGAGGACCTGTTCATTCCCGAAGAGGACCGCATCGGCGAGGAAGGCAAGGGCTTCGGCTATATCCTGCACAGCCTCAACCCGGAACGCATCCTGATCGCCTGCGAAGCCATCGGCATCGGCCGCGATGCGCTGCGCCGCGCGGTGCAATACGCCAAGGAGCGGGTGGTGTTCGATCGCCAGATCGGCCAGAATCAGGGCATCCAGCATCCGCTCGCGGAAAAGTGGATGTATCTGGAAAGCGCCTGGCTGATGGTGGAAAAGGCCGCGCGTCTTTACGACAGCGGCCTGCCCTGCGGCGCGGAAGCCAATGCGGCCAAGTTCCTTTCGGCCCGGGCCTGCTTCGATGCGGCCTATCAGGCGGTCGCGACCCATGGCGGCTTCGGCTATGCCAAGGAATATCATGTCGAGCGGCTGTTCCGCGAAAGCGTGCTGACCCGCCTCGCCCCCATCACCGAACAACTGATCCTGAGCTTCATCGCCGAAAAGGTGTTGGAACTCCCAAGAAGCTATTGA
- a CDS encoding CoA ester lyase: MRLRSLLFVPGDSDKKFAKARESGADVLILDLEDSVAPSMKDTAREMVQGWLDQAGEVEPALFVRINPLDTGLTLADLSAVVRPGLAGILVPKANGAHDIERIGHYLDALEQRSGIAPGTVKIAVVSTETPAAMFALGSYQQAGERLVGLTWGAEDLGAAIGITDNKEPDGSWTFPYQVARAQCLFAAAAAGVAPLDTLYANFKDPEGLEADCRRARRDGFTGRVAIHPAQVETINSCFSPSEEEVAFARRVVDAFAANPDAGTLGIDGKMVDIPHLVAARKTLAAAGEA, translated from the coding sequence ATGAGGCTGCGCTCGCTCCTGTTCGTCCCGGGCGATTCGGACAAGAAATTCGCCAAGGCCCGCGAGAGCGGCGCCGACGTGCTGATCCTGGACCTGGAAGATTCGGTCGCGCCTTCGATGAAGGACACCGCCCGCGAAATGGTGCAGGGCTGGCTGGATCAGGCGGGCGAGGTCGAACCGGCGCTGTTCGTGCGGATCAACCCGCTCGATACCGGGCTGACCCTGGCCGATCTTTCCGCGGTGGTCCGCCCGGGCCTTGCCGGGATCCTGGTGCCCAAGGCCAATGGCGCCCACGATATCGAAAGGATCGGCCATTATCTCGACGCGCTGGAACAGCGCTCGGGCATTGCGCCGGGCACGGTGAAGATCGCGGTGGTTTCCACGGAAACTCCGGCGGCCATGTTCGCGCTGGGCAGCTACCAGCAGGCCGGTGAGCGGCTGGTCGGCCTGACCTGGGGGGCAGAGGACCTTGGCGCCGCGATCGGCATCACCGACAACAAGGAACCGGACGGAAGCTGGACCTTCCCCTATCAGGTCGCGCGGGCGCAATGCCTGTTCGCCGCCGCCGCCGCCGGGGTGGCGCCGCTCGATACGCTCTATGCCAATTTCAAGGACCCGGAAGGGCTGGAAGCGGATTGCCGCCGCGCCCGGCGCGACGGGTTTACCGGCCGCGTCGCGATCCACCCCGCGCAGGTCGAGACGATCAATAGCTGCTTCTCCCCGTCCGAGGAGGAAGTGGCCTTCGCCCGGCGCGTGGTGGATGCCTTCGCCGCCAATCCCGATGCGGGCACGCTCGGGATCGATGGCAAGATGGTCGACATTCCGCATCTGGTCGCCGCCCGCAAGACGCTGGCCGCCGCCGGAGAAGCATGA
- a CDS encoding SDR family oxidoreductase, translating into MKGLAGKVAIVTGGGQGIGRALALRLAEEGCKVAIFDLSIEAGEETAKLAGDATVKTYKVDVSDFDAVQAAVEAVENDLGPVWALVNNAGWDKVQPFLTTTPDLWEKIIAINLKGNLNTHFAVAGRMASRGGGRIINIASDAARVGTSNEAVYSACKGGLIAFTKSIARELARKGVLANCVCPGPTNTPMMEATLGQGPEAEKWKDAMVRGVPVKRIGEPEDYAGMVALLASDDGAYITGQAISISGGLTMV; encoded by the coding sequence ATGAAGGGATTGGCCGGAAAGGTGGCGATCGTCACCGGCGGCGGACAAGGTATCGGCAGGGCGCTGGCGCTGCGCCTGGCCGAGGAAGGCTGCAAGGTCGCGATCTTCGATCTCAGCATCGAAGCCGGCGAGGAGACCGCGAAGCTGGCGGGCGACGCGACCGTGAAGACCTACAAGGTCGATGTGAGCGATTTCGACGCGGTTCAGGCCGCGGTAGAGGCCGTCGAGAACGATCTCGGTCCCGTCTGGGCGCTCGTCAACAATGCCGGCTGGGACAAGGTCCAGCCCTTCCTCACCACCACGCCCGATCTCTGGGAAAAGATCATCGCGATCAATCTCAAGGGCAATCTCAACACGCACTTCGCGGTGGCGGGCCGGATGGCCAGCCGCGGCGGCGGGCGCATCATCAACATCGCCTCGGATGCAGCGCGCGTAGGCACCAGCAACGAAGCGGTCTATTCGGCCTGCAAGGGCGGCCTGATCGCCTTCACCAAGTCGATTGCCCGCGAATTGGCCCGCAAGGGCGTGCTCGCCAATTGCGTCTGCCCGGGGCCGACCAACACCCCGATGATGGAGGCGACGCTGGGCCAGGGTCCGGAAGCCGAGAAGTGGAAGGACGCGATGGTCCGCGGCGTTCCGGTCAAGCGGATCGGCGAGCCGGAAGACTATGCCGGCATGGTGGCCCTGCTCGCTTCCGACGATGGCGCCTACATCACCGGCCAGGCGATTTCGATCTCCGGCGGCCTGACGATGGTCTGA
- a CDS encoding acetyl-CoA acetyltransferase: MARGIRDKVAVIGMGCTRFGERWDIAADGLMVEAFTEALADAGIDRKRIEAVWVGNALDDINVGNSSLPAAHALRLDRVPVTRVENMCATGTEALRGAAYAVASGAVDVALAIGVEKLKDTGYGGLPLKTKGVQNDLWMPYGSAPGTFAQLAGAYAARHGIDAGDLKRAMAHVSWKSHQNGVHSPKAHLRKAIDMETIVNAPLIADPLGLFDCCGVSDGAAAAILTTPEIARELGIDNPVTIKAIQLSASNGSEMQFSEWDGAHVPNTQAAAQRAYAEAGISDPKADIDLTEVHDCFSITELVIMEDLGLSDPGRAPADILDGRYDAGGAIPCQLDGGLKCFGHPVGASGLRMAYEVYNQLLGRAGERQRQDVKFGLTHNLGGAPFNNVAAISILGRKD, from the coding sequence ATGGCTCGCGGAATCAGGGACAAGGTCGCCGTCATCGGCATGGGCTGCACCCGCTTCGGCGAGCGCTGGGACATCGCCGCCGACGGGCTGATGGTGGAGGCCTTCACCGAGGCGCTGGCCGATGCGGGGATCGACCGCAAGCGGATCGAGGCGGTGTGGGTCGGCAATGCGCTGGACGACATCAATGTCGGCAACAGCTCGCTGCCGGCGGCGCATGCCCTGCGGCTGGACCGGGTTCCGGTGACGCGGGTCGAGAACATGTGCGCGACCGGCACGGAGGCCCTGCGCGGCGCGGCCTATGCGGTGGCGTCCGGCGCGGTGGACGTGGCGCTGGCCATCGGCGTCGAGAAGCTCAAGGACACCGGCTACGGCGGGCTGCCGCTCAAGACCAAGGGCGTGCAGAACGATCTGTGGATGCCCTACGGTTCCGCGCCGGGCACCTTCGCGCAACTGGCCGGGGCCTATGCCGCCCGGCACGGGATCGATGCGGGCGACCTGAAGCGCGCGATGGCGCATGTTTCGTGGAAGAGCCACCAGAACGGGGTCCATTCGCCCAAGGCGCATCTGCGCAAGGCGATCGACATGGAAACCATCGTCAATGCCCCGCTGATCGCCGATCCGCTGGGGCTGTTCGATTGCTGCGGCGTGTCCGATGGCGCGGCGGCTGCCATTCTCACCACCCCGGAGATCGCCAGGGAACTGGGCATCGACAATCCGGTGACGATCAAGGCGATCCAGCTTTCCGCCAGCAATGGCAGCGAGATGCAATTCTCCGAATGGGACGGCGCCCATGTGCCCAATACCCAGGCGGCAGCGCAGCGCGCCTATGCCGAAGCCGGGATTTCCGACCCGAAGGCGGATATCGATCTGACCGAGGTGCATGACTGCTTCTCGATCACCGAGCTGGTAATCATGGAAGATCTCGGCCTGTCTGATCCCGGCCGCGCCCCCGCCGATATTCTCGACGGGCGCTATGACGCCGGCGGCGCGATCCCGTGCCAGCTCGACGGCGGGCTGAAGTGCTTCGGGCACCCGGTCGGCGCTTCCGGCCTCAGGATGGCTTACGAAGTCTACAACCAGCTGCTAGGGCGCGCTGGCGAACGGCAGCGGCAGGATGTGAAGTTCGGTCTGACTCACAATCTGGGCGGCGCGCCGTTCAACAATGTCGCGGCTATTTCGATTCTCGGCCGCAAGGATTGA
- a CDS encoding MaoC family dehydratase, which yields MPGLYFDEFTEGQVFQHEVRRTVLDMDNMLYSSLTYNPAAIHIDHAYCETTEFGKPLMNSMFTLGLVIGLSVQDTTFGTTIGNLGMTETTFPKPVFAGDTIRSETKVLALRESKSRPTQGIVTFEHVGYNQRDEVVCRTVRNALMMKKPQA from the coding sequence ATGCCGGGTTTGTATTTCGACGAATTCACCGAAGGTCAGGTTTTCCAGCACGAAGTCCGCCGGACCGTGCTCGACATGGACAATATGCTGTACTCCTCGCTGACCTATAATCCGGCGGCGATCCATATCGACCATGCCTATTGCGAGACGACCGAATTCGGCAAGCCGCTGATGAATTCGATGTTCACGCTGGGCCTCGTGATCGGCCTGTCGGTGCAGGACACGACCTTCGGCACGACCATCGGCAATCTCGGGATGACCGAGACGACCTTCCCCAAGCCGGTGTTCGCGGGCGACACCATCCGCAGCGAAACCAAGGTGCTGGCATTGCGCGAGAGCAAGTCCCGCCCGACCCAGGGCATCGTCACCTTCGAGCATGTCGGCTACAACCAGCGCGACGAGGTGGTCTGCCGCACCGTGCGCAACGCGCTGATGATGAAGAAGCCGCAGGCATGA
- a CDS encoding OB-fold domain-containing protein, which translates to MQKAWISGIGGYLPLLRLDRKAAARQLAWSGLPMPRKGARAVAGWDEDPLTMAVEASRGLAGADVEALRFASTSAYFTDRSQAGIMLDALALPREVRTLDAANMRRAGTSALLDSLLAGGVRLVAAAEKRRTQAGSAAQLAYGDGAAAVLTGESGAARLIGHAALSHDLVDRYATLDHPTPYAYEERFVRDVSVAELFIPAIRGACEKAGIEAAAIAHAACAEPVSGCWAAVARKLGIGAVNHCQQLSDEAGDLGAAHPLFGLGLAFAAAKAGDVVLLAGFGSGIDAMLFEVVEEVPGAKGLAAMLAEGRALADYTRFLNLSGVIDLDWGMRSEFELKAQATVLERVGREMIGFIGGRDRHGNVQFPKSAIPVNPAADGPEALEDVRLADEEARIVSVTADRLNFNPDPPFDFGLVQFDNGARVLMEMVDRPEAGFAVGDRVRMRLRIKSQNKLLGFRTYFWKAAPLQRPRIGEN; encoded by the coding sequence ATGCAGAAGGCATGGATTTCCGGGATAGGCGGCTATCTCCCCCTGTTGCGGCTGGATCGCAAGGCGGCCGCGAGGCAACTGGCGTGGTCGGGCCTGCCGATGCCGCGCAAGGGCGCGCGCGCGGTCGCGGGCTGGGATGAAGACCCGCTGACCATGGCGGTGGAGGCGTCCCGGGGTCTTGCCGGAGCGGATGTCGAGGCGCTGCGTTTCGCTTCGACTTCCGCCTATTTCACGGACCGTTCGCAGGCCGGCATCATGCTCGATGCGCTGGCCCTGCCGCGTGAGGTGCGCACCCTGGATGCCGCGAATATGCGCCGGGCCGGGACCAGCGCCCTGCTCGATTCGCTGCTGGCGGGCGGCGTGCGGCTGGTCGCTGCCGCTGAAAAGCGCAGGACCCAGGCGGGCAGCGCGGCGCAGCTTGCCTATGGCGATGGCGCGGCGGCGGTGCTGACGGGCGAGAGCGGCGCGGCGCGGCTGATCGGCCATGCCGCCTTGAGCCACGATCTGGTGGACCGCTACGCCACGCTCGATCACCCGACGCCCTATGCCTATGAAGAACGCTTCGTGCGCGACGTTTCGGTGGCGGAGCTGTTCATCCCCGCCATCCGCGGCGCGTGCGAAAAGGCGGGCATCGAAGCGGCGGCCATTGCCCATGCTGCTTGTGCCGAGCCGGTGTCCGGCTGCTGGGCCGCCGTCGCGCGCAAGCTGGGCATCGGCGCGGTCAACCATTGCCAGCAATTGTCGGATGAGGCGGGCGATCTCGGCGCGGCGCATCCGCTGTTCGGGCTGGGGCTGGCTTTCGCCGCGGCGAAGGCTGGCGATGTCGTGCTGCTCGCCGGTTTCGGCAGCGGCATCGACGCGATGCTGTTCGAGGTGGTCGAGGAAGTGCCCGGCGCGAAGGGCCTCGCCGCGATGCTGGCGGAAGGACGGGCGCTGGCCGACTATACCCGCTTCCTCAACCTGTCCGGCGTGATCGATCTCGACTGGGGGATGCGCTCCGAATTCGAGCTGAAGGCCCAGGCCACGGTGCTGGAGCGGGTGGGCCGTGAGATGATCGGCTTCATCGGCGGGCGCGACCGCCACGGCAATGTGCAGTTCCCCAAGAGCGCGATCCCGGTCAATCCGGCTGCCGACGGGCCGGAGGCGCTCGAAGATGTGCGGCTGGCCGATGAGGAAGCGCGGATCGTGTCGGTCACGGCCGATCGGCTCAACTTCAATCCCGACCCGCCGTTCGATTTCGGCCTGGTGCAGTTCGACAATGGCGCGCGCGTGCTGATGGAAATGGTCGACCGGCCCGAGGCGGGCTTCGCGGTGGGCGATCGGGTGCGGATGCGCCTGCGGATCAAGTCGCAGAACAAGCTGCTCGGCTTCCGCACTTACTTCTGGAAGGCCGCGCCTCTGCAGCGGCCCCGGATCGGAGAGAATTGA
- a CDS encoding SDR family NAD(P)-dependent oxidoreductase, which translates to MGMMEGKAVLVTGAGRGVGRGIALEMAKAGAAVVVNDLGVSLTGEGQEGPSPAEQVVEEIRAMGGKAVASHDSVADWEGGVAMVKAAIDNFGRIDGVVNNAGNLRDLFFHKMGPDDFDAVLAVHLKGSFNTSRAAAPYFKEQGSGAYVHMTSTAGLIGNFGQANYASAKMGIVGLSKSIAIDMQRFGVRSNAVAPFAWTRMIDSIPTDTPEQQKRVEGLKKLDANKIAPFVVALTSDEAKDVTGQIFGVRNNEIYLFSQPRPIRTAHTSDGWTPETVTERVFDQFRNDFYPLHRSGDVFTWDPC; encoded by the coding sequence ATGGGCATGATGGAAGGCAAGGCGGTTCTCGTCACCGGCGCCGGGCGCGGGGTCGGACGCGGGATCGCGCTGGAAATGGCGAAGGCCGGCGCGGCCGTGGTGGTCAACGATCTCGGCGTTTCGCTGACCGGGGAAGGGCAGGAAGGCCCCTCGCCGGCCGAGCAGGTGGTGGAAGAGATCCGGGCCATGGGCGGCAAGGCCGTCGCCAGCCATGATTCCGTGGCGGATTGGGAAGGCGGCGTCGCCATGGTCAAGGCCGCCATCGACAATTTCGGCCGGATCGACGGCGTGGTGAACAATGCGGGCAATCTGCGCGACCTGTTCTTCCACAAGATGGGGCCGGACGATTTCGACGCGGTGCTGGCGGTCCACCTCAAGGGCAGCTTCAACACCAGCCGCGCCGCCGCGCCCTACTTCAAGGAGCAAGGCTCCGGCGCCTATGTCCATATGACGTCCACGGCGGGCCTGATCGGCAATTTCGGACAGGCCAATTATGCATCGGCGAAGATGGGCATCGTCGGCCTGTCCAAGAGCATCGCGATCGACATGCAGCGCTTCGGGGTGCGTTCCAACGCGGTCGCGCCCTTCGCCTGGACCCGGATGATCGATTCGATCCCGACCGATACGCCGGAACAGCAGAAGCGCGTGGAAGGGCTGAAGAAGCTCGATGCCAACAAGATCGCGCCCTTCGTGGTGGCCCTGACCAGCGACGAGGCGAAGGACGTGACCGGGCAGATCTTCGGCGTGCGCAACAACGAGATCTACCTGTTCTCGCAGCCGCGCCCGATCCGCACCGCGCATACTTCGGACGGCTGGACGCCGGAAACCGTGACGGAGCGGGTGTTCGACCAGTTCCGCAACGATTTCTATCCGCTGCATCGCTCGGGCGACGTGTTCACCTGGGACCCCTGCTGA
- a CDS encoding SDR family oxidoreductase — MEIFRDDVLSGKNILVTGGGGGLGKEIAQALSAKHATVHISGRRLAMLEETAARISAQTGHPVHAHACDVRDADAMDALIEEIWQDKPLTGLINNAAANFISPTKDLSARGFRAITSTVMDGSFHATLSCGKRWIRDGIPGSVVSNLVTWVWTGSAFVVPSAMAKTALHAMTMSLAAEWGPYGIRLNATAPGPFPTPEAWEKLNPLPDTQSSATNCDTIPMRRYGNMPELTNLITFLMSDGCDFLTGQTIAVDGAQHLAAPSTFADLTNLTDEQWKAARAAIEASTAKSKAAQNQG; from the coding sequence ATGGAAATTTTTCGCGACGATGTGCTGTCCGGCAAGAATATTCTGGTGACCGGCGGCGGCGGCGGCCTCGGCAAGGAAATCGCGCAGGCGCTCTCCGCCAAGCACGCCACGGTCCATATTTCCGGCCGCCGGCTCGCGATGCTGGAAGAAACCGCCGCGCGGATCTCGGCGCAGACCGGACATCCCGTCCACGCCCATGCCTGCGACGTGCGCGACGCCGATGCGATGGACGCGCTGATCGAGGAAATCTGGCAGGACAAGCCGCTGACCGGCCTGATCAACAACGCCGCCGCCAACTTCATCTCGCCGACCAAGGATCTCAGCGCGCGGGGCTTCCGCGCCATCACCTCCACGGTGATGGACGGCAGCTTCCACGCCACCCTGTCCTGCGGCAAGCGCTGGATTCGCGACGGCATTCCAGGCTCGGTGGTGTCCAATCTGGTGACATGGGTATGGACCGGATCGGCCTTCGTGGTGCCTTCGGCCATGGCCAAGACCGCGCTGCACGCCATGACCATGTCGCTCGCCGCCGAATGGGGGCCCTACGGCATACGCCTCAACGCGACCGCGCCCGGCCCCTTCCCCACGCCGGAAGCCTGGGAAAAGCTGAACCCACTGCCCGATACGCAGAGTTCCGCCACCAATTGCGACACCATCCCGATGCGGCGCTATGGCAACATGCCGGAGCTGACCAACCTCATCACCTTCCTGATGTCGGACGGCTGCGATTTCCTGACCGGGCAGACCATCGCCGTGGACGGCGCACAGCACCTGGCCGCGCCCAGCACCTTCGCCGATCTCACCAATCTCACCGATGAGCAGTGGAAGGCCGCCCGCGCGGCGATCGAAGCCTCCACCGCCAAGTCCAAAGCCGCCCAGAATCAAGGCTAA
- a CDS encoding acyl-CoA dehydrogenase family protein gives MIERTLFTPEHEMWRDTARKFVEKEIVPFHDQWEKDGIVPRELWLKAGEAGLLCCTVPEEYGGIGADYLYDVVVFEELWRAGTSGPGFLIHTDLVATYIKSFGTEEQKQQWLPKMVTGEAIGSLGMTEPHAGSDLKAIKTKAVRDGDDYIINGQKVFISNGQMCDVLVLATKTDSEAGAKGVTLFLVDTSLPGFKRGQNLDKLGMKAQDTSELFFEDLRVPASAMLGGEGEGFKLMMTKLSQERLAQAIRSATVTETMIEWTVDYTSERKAFGQTIADFQNTQFVLADLKARSVMARVFTDKCIELFMQDKLDAVDAAMLKMVTSELHCEAADKCLQLFGGWGYMWEYPICRAYADSRIVKIAGGSIEIMKTIIAREMFKGKIGRKQ, from the coding sequence ATGATCGAACGCACGCTCTTCACCCCCGAACATGAAATGTGGCGCGATACCGCGCGCAAGTTCGTGGAAAAGGAAATCGTCCCCTTCCACGACCAGTGGGAGAAGGACGGCATCGTCCCGCGCGAATTGTGGCTGAAGGCGGGCGAGGCGGGCCTGCTGTGCTGCACCGTGCCGGAAGAATATGGCGGGATCGGCGCCGATTATCTCTATGACGTGGTGGTGTTCGAGGAATTGTGGCGCGCGGGCACCAGCGGCCCCGGCTTCCTGATCCATACCGACCTCGTCGCGACCTATATCAAGTCGTTCGGCACCGAGGAGCAGAAGCAGCAGTGGCTGCCGAAGATGGTCACCGGCGAAGCGATCGGCTCGCTCGGCATGACCGAGCCTCATGCCGGTTCCGACCTCAAGGCCATCAAGACCAAGGCAGTGCGCGATGGCGACGATTACATCATCAACGGGCAGAAGGTGTTCATTTCCAACGGCCAGATGTGCGACGTGCTGGTGCTCGCCACCAAGACGGACAGCGAGGCGGGCGCCAAGGGCGTCACCCTGTTCCTGGTCGACACCAGCCTGCCCGGCTTCAAGCGCGGCCAGAACCTCGACAAGCTGGGGATGAAGGCGCAGGACACCTCGGAACTGTTCTTCGAGGATCTGCGCGTTCCGGCCAGCGCCATGCTCGGCGGCGAAGGCGAAGGCTTCAAGCTGATGATGACCAAACTGTCGCAGGAACGGCTGGCCCAGGCCATCCGCTCCGCCACCGTGACCGAGACGATGATCGAATGGACGGTGGATTATACCTCGGAACGCAAGGCGTTCGGCCAGACCATCGCCGATTTCCAGAACACCCAGTTCGTGCTGGCCGACCTCAAGGCCCGTTCGGTCATGGCCCGGGTCTTCACCGACAAATGCATCGAGCTGTTCATGCAGGACAAGCTCGACGCGGTCGATGCGGCGATGCTCAAGATGGTCACTTCGGAACTGCATTGCGAAGCGGCCGACAAGTGCCTCCAGCTGTTCGGCGGCTGGGGCTATATGTGGGAATATCCGATCTGCCGGGCCTATGCGGATTCCCGCATCGTCAAGATCGCGGGCGGCTCGATCGAGATCATGAAGACCATCATCGCGCGTGAAATGTTCAAGGGCAAAATCGGCAGGAAACAATGA
- a CDS encoding MarR family transcriptional regulator, translating to MSARPYRPMQKDLDAYLRFGFLIHDVSRLRRIVVDRALKPLGITRSQWWVLAFLSRRDGMTQTALAADLDLTKVAIGGLIDRMEAAGFVERRSDERDARARRVFLTGAGQNLVATIRRAVDAVESDILEVVSVEELDAAAQALVKVKERLLELLGSETDLAQDLEP from the coding sequence ATGAGCGCCAGGCCATATCGTCCAATGCAGAAGGATCTCGACGCCTATCTGCGGTTCGGGTTCCTGATCCACGATGTCTCGCGGCTGCGGCGCATCGTGGTGGATCGGGCGCTCAAGCCGCTGGGCATCACCCGCTCGCAATGGTGGGTGCTGGCTTTCCTGTCACGCCGCGACGGAATGACGCAGACCGCGCTGGCCGCCGATCTCGACCTGACCAAGGTCGCCATCGGCGGGCTGATCGACCGGATGGAAGCGGCCGGCTTCGTCGAGCGGCGCTCGGACGAACGCGATGCGCGCGCGCGCCGGGTCTTCCTGACCGGCGCCGGGCAGAATCTCGTCGCAACCATCCGCCGGGCGGTGGATGCGGTCGAGTCCGATATTCTTGAAGTGGTCAGCGTCGAGGAACTCGATGCCGCGGCGCAGGCCCTCGTCAAGGTGAAGGAACGCTTGCTCGAACTCTTGGGCAGCGAAACGGATCTAGCGCAGGACCTCGAGCCCTGA